The Bacillus sp. es.036 genomic sequence ATGGTTCACAAATGGTATATGGCGATGGTGATGGGTCAGTTTTCGCACCACTGTCAGGAGCCCTTGATGTTGTCGCACACGAAATTACTCATGCGGTGACTGAAAGAACTGCAGGTCTTCGATATCAAAATCAATCAGGGGCACTTAACGAATCAATGTCGGATGTTTTTGGTTATTTCGTTGAACCTGGAGATTTCCTTATGGGTGAAGATGTCTACACACCTAACAAGTCAGGGGATGCGCTAAGAAGCTTATCAAATCCAGAAGCATATGGACAACCGTCACATATGGATGACTACTATTATACTTCCTCAGATAATGGTGGTGTGCATACAAATAGTGGGATTCCAAATAAAGCAGCTTATTTAACGATTCAAAGTATCGGGAAAACAAAAGCCGAGAAAATTTACTACCGCGCATTAAGTCTTTATATGACACCTACAACGAACTTTAGTGCAGCACGTTCGGCGTTACTTCAAGCGACTACTGATCTTTATGGAACAGGTTCGACATATAATTCAGTCGCAAACGCATGGAATCAAGTTGGCGTCAATTAAACGATTGAAAGAAGAGTTCAAGCAGAACTCTTCTTTTTTTTTGCTTTGTTCTAAAGGAAAGAGGGTAGGGGAAGGAGGATGAATGATCGAATGATGGAAATAGTAAGAAGGAAAAAGAAGAGAGTGTTGTAGGGGGAAAAACTATTGTTGCTTAATAAGTGATTGAGTTATTTCCCAATTTTGTTTGATAATGGTTATAATGAAAGCAGATTAAGGATCGGAGGCGCAAAATGGAACATTTAGATATGCATCACATATTTGAACTCGGACTTATTCTTACGATGATTGCGGCTGGTATTACGGCTATTGCAAAAAAACTAAAGCAACCATATCCCATTGCCCTCGTCATCATTGGAACATTAATTGGATTATTTAACATTCCGGTACTTGAGCCGCTTAAAATGTTTATTACTGAGGGAGACGTTTTTAATTTCGTTATTTTAACGATTTTCCTTCCAGCGCTTCTAGGCGAGGCCGCTTTGAAATTACCTTTTGAGCATTTAAATCAAAACAAAAAGCCGATCCTCGCTCTGGCTTTTGGGGGAACCTTTCTTTCTTTTCTAGTGATTGGGTTTTCTACCCATTTTCTACTAGGGTTATCAATTCCAGTAGCATTTGTATTTGCGGCATTAATGAGTGCGACTGATCCTGTTAGTGTATTATCGATTTTTAAAAGTATGGGGGTAAATCACAAGCTTTCAACAGTTATAGAAGGAGAAAGTTTGTTTAATGATGGGCTTGCGGTTGTACTGTTTAAAATATCTGCTTTTTCTCTTCTAGCCTATCTCGATATGGGCTGGGGAGGACTAACGAGCGGTGCTTTTGAATTTGTAAAAGTTGTAGCGGGTGGATTACTGGTCGGTGGTGGTTTAGGCTATGCCATTTCCATCCTTACGAAGTACTTTGATGACTATCCACTTGAAATTATTTTTAGTATCCTTCTTTTCTACGGTTCTTATTTAACTGCAGAAAGCATTCATGTTTCCGGTGTTATTGCCGTCGTTGTAGCAGCATTAACGTTTGGTAACTTTGGCTCAAGAGTAGGTATGAGTCCAACTACCCGATTAAATATTAATAACTTTTGGGACGTAGCTGCATTGCTAGCGAATTCAATTGTGTTTCTCATGGTTGGTCTAGAGATTACACGTATCAACTTTTCTGATCAGTGGGGAACAATTGGTCTTGCGCTCCTAATCGTGCTTATTGGAAGAAGTATTGCGGTTTATGGCAGTACGCTATTCGTCAAAGGCCTTCCATGGTCATGGAGACATGTTCTTAACTGGGGAGGTTTAAAAGGTTCTTTATCGATAGCTCTTGTTCTTAGCTTACCAGGCGATTTTGACGGACGAGATACGGTGTTAATTCTTACCTTCAGTATTGTTTTATTCTCTTTAGTGATACAAGGATTAACCATTAAGCCACTCATTAGTTATTTTGGTCTAAGAGCAAAGCACAGCGGTTCAAAAGAGTATGAACATATCGTTGCTAATTTGCATCGTTATGAAGCGGGAGTAGCAGAGATTAAGAAAGTAAAGACGCAGCTTTTCGTACCTGAACCAGTTTATTCTGAATTGCTAAATCGTTACCAGGATGAAATTGATAAAAGTCACCGAGAACTTGAGGTCTTGTTAAAGGAGTATCCGGAGCTTAAGAAAAGTCAGCTCATAACGTTAAGAAAGCACTCACTTTACGCTCAGTATGATAAGATCAACCAACTAGAACAAGAAGAAATCATTTCGGGAGAAATAGCTGGAAAGTATAAAGAGCTATTGAATAATGGTCTTGCTGAATTTGAAGAAGAGGAAGTTGTGAAAGATTCAAAAAGAACACATTAAGCTGTTACATTTGTAGCAGCTTTTTCTTATGAAGTGCATATCCTATTATTAAGCTGGACAAAGCAAGCGTAATAATGAGAAGATTTCGTTTATTATTGATTGTACGGGGTATGGTTTACAGTAAGTAAAGCAATAAGGTATAGTGTAAAAAGTCATTTTCAACCACATGAAATAAACTCACAAGGAGGACTTTTGAGAGAAAATGCCTTATCTTCAGACCGATCGTCTGACCATCATTCCTTTCTCTTTTGATTTGATCAAAGCAATGACAAATAAGAAGGAACTAGAAAAGCTTTTGCATGTCGAAGTACCGGAAGAATTTAATAACGTTCAGTTTGAACAATTTTTACCTTTTCATCTAACTGATGGCACTATTTCAAGCCATAGATGGGAAGGAATATTAATTCATACTTCAGATGAAAAAGTCATTGGTACGATGGGATATAACAATTTAGAAGCGACAAACAATCTTGAAGTTGGGTATCATTTAATTCCTGACTATCGCAATAAAGGATACGCCATTGAAATGGCTAGTGCTCTCGTTAGCTGGGCTTTTCCAGATAAGGAAAGTAATGAGGGTAAAGAAGAGATGAACAACGTGATGGACCGCATTGGTTTATCTAAATTAACAGTAGAACCGCATCTCCTAAAAAACAAAATTGATGAAGAAAAGTTTATAAAAGAAAATGAATATATGTAAAACCCTGCCGATGCAGGGTTTTTTTTGTAGTTGATAAAA encodes the following:
- a CDS encoding cation:proton antiporter, yielding MEHLDMHHIFELGLILTMIAAGITAIAKKLKQPYPIALVIIGTLIGLFNIPVLEPLKMFITEGDVFNFVILTIFLPALLGEAALKLPFEHLNQNKKPILALAFGGTFLSFLVIGFSTHFLLGLSIPVAFVFAALMSATDPVSVLSIFKSMGVNHKLSTVIEGESLFNDGLAVVLFKISAFSLLAYLDMGWGGLTSGAFEFVKVVAGGLLVGGGLGYAISILTKYFDDYPLEIIFSILLFYGSYLTAESIHVSGVIAVVVAALTFGNFGSRVGMSPTTRLNINNFWDVAALLANSIVFLMVGLEITRINFSDQWGTIGLALLIVLIGRSIAVYGSTLFVKGLPWSWRHVLNWGGLKGSLSIALVLSLPGDFDGRDTVLILTFSIVLFSLVIQGLTIKPLISYFGLRAKHSGSKEYEHIVANLHRYEAGVAEIKKVKTQLFVPEPVYSELLNRYQDEIDKSHRELEVLLKEYPELKKSQLITLRKHSLYAQYDKINQLEQEEIISGEIAGKYKELLNNGLAEFEEEEVVKDSKRTH
- a CDS encoding GNAT family N-acetyltransferase: MPYLQTDRLTIIPFSFDLIKAMTNKKELEKLLHVEVPEEFNNVQFEQFLPFHLTDGTISSHRWEGILIHTSDEKVIGTMGYNNLEATNNLEVGYHLIPDYRNKGYAIEMASALVSWAFPDKESNEGKEEMNNVMDRIGLSKLTVEPHLLKNKIDEEKFIKENEYM